Below is a genomic region from Anguilla anguilla isolate fAngAng1 chromosome 18, fAngAng1.pri, whole genome shotgun sequence.
cacacacacacacacacacacacacactttaaagtCCTATTGAATATTGGCACTTGGAAGACTGAATGAGGTTTACCTCTGTTGCTAAAGTTGTTGAAAAAGTGGTGTTGTCATACACCCATCCGTACAGACATGAGACTGCAGGTATCTCAGTAGCGTTGGAAGAGTTGTGCAGCAGGTGGAACTGAGGCTCTCTGAACATCCTACAGGAGCTCAGAGTCCCGTCTTCCTGCGTTGGAATGCTGACGGTCAGCcgctgatccagggtcagatTCGCGAAGGCGTCCCCGTCGTCCAGACCGCGGATGTGGCAGCGGTGATCCGGCACGGCTGCCATGAAGTTATTCAGGAGGAAGTTACACGGCAAAGTAATCCGAGACACACTCTGAAGGAGAATAATCATCATCTGAAATTTTCCAAAACCATTTATTCCTACGAGAATATCTTCAAACTTCATTTTAAATCTCGGATTACTCAAAGCAGGGACAGAACTAGACAAAGTAGGACGATGTCATTGAGCCTCTTTAGTAGTTCTTCTTTCTCCTGGGGTGGGTGTTACATTTTCTACTAGCCAAAAAGTTCAAACTTCAGAGTTCAGTCAAAAGCTTATAATTAAACGAAGACAACATGGACAACCCAAATCAagccaaaaatgacaaatgaccaACCTGACAAACCAAATACACGTAAGTCCAATGTGCAACGCGCCCTGAGTCTAAAAGATCACATGCAAACGATGCCAGCTGGAAGACACAGTAAAAAAGTtacataaaaaaagacaaaagtaaaAGAAATAAGATAACTGACATGGATGAATttgccattctctctctcatacacacatgcacacacattttgtgaCATTACCTATTACCTTGTAGTTTAATAATCAGTTTACTTTTAATAATCAGAGTTAAGTTTCATAATCAATTCCTTCTCTGAACAATGTTACATTCCTGAagattgttattgtttgtttgattttatatcataataatctttaatatgaatgaaggaaaaaagaCTAATACGGACGGATATAATGGACAGatatgaaaaacataaaacaatcataACGGCAAACAGTAACACCATTACTGCCAATAAAGCCAGGAACCAGGGGTGGGAAAAATGTACTAATACCATAAATTTACCTAAAATACCTTATTTACCTTACCACTACCCTAAATCTACACTCACTAAGTCCTACAGATTAGGCTATTTCTAATGTGATAACTGCCCATTCTAGAGCTCCTGAACCTTAAGCTTGACACAGGATattcaaaacattaaatatcCTGTAtcaggttaaaataaataagcacaccaaagtttatttaaaaactaaagAATTATGGGACTTAGGCCACTGTCCCATAATTAAGGGAAGTAGATGTGTAGGTATTAAGAAGCTTtcatatgtagcctactgtattcCCTATGCTGAAAATCTATATCTTTTATATAGATTAGATATTAGATTGAAATGAACATCTCACAGGAACTCAGATTCCCAACTTCCTGTGCAGCCTCTCGGTCATCATCCCGCTTGTACAAAGGCTTTtcaacaaaaagcataattatAGCTAATAATGCAATATATGTGACTCTCCTGtaatgggaacattatttaagTAATCCAGCAGATATGCCAAGCCCTATACCAGCACCGAATGCGTCTTTCTTTAGGTcaaatggtctcacagcataTGCTCGGCAGTGATTCTGTAGGTGAGATTGAGCAGAAGAGACACAAGCACGAAGATCAGTCTGCATTTCTACTGTTGTTTTATTCAAGCAAACTTTCACAAGTCCACATCAATTTGTTTTTAtctatgaaagaaaatgtatacaATTTGTGGAGCATTCCAAGCACAGCATAATATTGCTCCAGGTTGTACTGCTGTGTATTATTTGCTTATATATcttgaatatatatatgtacattcaCATCGGTCCCATCTCTATTGAACTCTTCATACCTTAATACATCttaatacatacatttcaaacgtttaaatgtcattttaatgtccATTCTTTCCACTGCATATGTAACTGCTCTAGTCTGAGCTTTGTTACCAAGGAACAGGCTCCTGCGTGATACTAACCAATCAAAGTAATTAACCCggtaaggtgtgagatcacaaatatgtgattagaatgttcttcactgaacattctaatgctgatgtaacaatcacaactggcaattgaaagcaatggaattctagaacactgactcggacctactcttcaaaggggaAAAGTATGTATCTGGTACTCCCTGGTACTGTATTTGAAGGGAAACTGAATTGTCCTTCAGTTCACAAGTTTCAAAGCATTTTAGTTTAACCAAACCTTCATAAGCAGGCCATTTCAGTTTCCCTTGAAATACTGTACCAGAGAGTAACAGAGTACCAAactttaatcaatcaatcaaattttatttacatagcgtatttcacagcaattgtcacaatacgcttcacagacaaccctggcctaaacccccacaggagcaagcctaaagcaacttTTAAGGCATGGTTTGGAAATCAATCATTTCCATTCAGGAAAAGAACGTTCAGGGAATTTTTCCGCTGACACATTGCATTTTAGTGTTACCCAACCTTAATGAGCAGACCATTTCAGTTTCACGCAAAATACAGTGCCAGATATATACATTAACCCGTTGAAGAGCAGGCTGtttgaaaaaattttttcccTATGGCTCTCCCCCCACATACTCTGACTATTGGACATCTGGGCCACAGGAAGTGTGACTGGTAAAATGAGCTACCATCACGTAACAAAGCAGGAGGTTGTGAAAGAGACCTTCACAGCATGATTTACAGAAAATAACatgattttactgtaaataattaaagaatACAGAAGGCTTCCTGAAATGTAaatcatgcacaaacacatttctttgGTCATTCTTTGGTCTAACTACAATGTACTTTGTCCTCACTTTGTGAAGAACCAATTTAAGCCTGTGCAACCATCGTGTGATTAAAGAGCATGGGACATGCATAAAGCATGCATAATGTTTCATGTGACGTAGACATACCATTGTTTTCACTTGTTCGAAAACAGCTGGAACATGCCAAGGTAGAAAGATGTGAGGATCCTTCAgttaaatgaagcaaaaaaagcataaattcAACTGTTTGGCGCCTCACGTGTGTCCTTTTGGCATTTCACTTGTTTTTCCAGGTCACCCGGTGTTCGGAAAACGAATTGGAAGCTGTCACAGGAGACCTCCGGTAACGTTAGACGCCATTTTCAGTGGCTTCGCTGGTTAATGGTTTCAGAGGAGAGTCATTCTTTTCTTGGGTGGGTGGATGCACTGACCTTTTCCTGGAATAAAGCCATTGCTTCATCACCAATCAGAATACTTTACAAAAGCATAACACGTGCAGAAACTTAGTCTGACTTAGTGGAGACTATACGGGTGAGTTCCCATGGTCTTGGGTGACCAGTTTGTCCCGATTACTGACAGTTTGGTGCCATTGGTTTTGTGGTAATATGGGCATTTAATATACACACGCACtggcactcacactcacactcacactcacactcacgcacacactcacgcacacactcacgcatacacgcacacacacacgcgtgcacacacacgcacacacgcacgcgcgcacacacacacacacacacatatgctcacatatgcacacacacacacaactcctTTTGGCTGTACCTGGTTTGTTCGACGTCCTCTATGGTCTCTGGCAGGAGCTCGTTGTGAGTTTCCGGCAGCAGCGAGGCCAGCAGCCCAGTGGAAATGGCGACTAAGCAAAGAATGACTTGTGGGAGGAGCTTCCACACATCGTCCAATAGCATGATCAGAGGAGCAATGGACACGCCCAGGCGAGCCGTGAAGCTGCTGTACCCCAGGCCATTTTGTCTGGATGAACAATAATTTCAGCTCTTTTAAAAGTCTGCGTAATATGACTCGAGCAGCATTTCATAacaaatatacattatttacaCTTTCTGGTAAACGGCTCACATGTGCGATCTTTGatctgtaatggaatgtaattgttttctttacatgCCTAGTGGATGTCTAAACCCTATATGAGAAGTACAGTGgtcaaaaatgttaattaaacaaCAGGCTGAGATTGCTTTCCTTGAACCTTCCTGTTGATTTTTCCCTATACCAGTcaacttttttgcttttaaagactgtttttgttcttaaacACAATGGAGGACTGTGCTATTGCATTTCTGTCTTCAAGGTCCGCTTTCTTGAAGGGACACTGACTGATGCTGGTATCCAGGGTTATGGCTGATGTCAATTAAAGCACCCATTCAAATGAATCCCTTTGAAATGGTTTCAAATAAAGTCAGTGTCTTAAAAAGACTATAGATGCTGAATTATAGGCCAGTCAAGCGCTGGGTGATCAGCTGAAAAATGTATCGTATTTACGGTGTGTTACCTGCAGTAACCCTTGGTTCAAGGAGCCATAGAACTTAAGTTCAAAGGGAATTACGATGTCACAATTTAGTTATTTAGCAAATTATTTAAGCCAAACCGACTTACAATGCAAATTTCACCAGTAATTATTCAGTCTAACGGTAGATAATCACCTCACAACTTTATCTCTTAAATGTCACAACAGCAAATCCCAAAGCTGCTTCTTATGCAGCAGATTCAACATTGTTAAATAATACCCACTGAAGTGTTTAGATTTCATAATGTCATACGTATAGTcattcgtttgtttgtttgtttgtttgtttctacgGGGGTTCTTGCCTGACGACGGTGGGGTAGAGCTCAGACGTGTACAGGAAAACGGACGTGAAGGAGGCCTCAGACAGCCCTTTCCCCAGCACAGCCACGATGGTGCGGAAGTACCACATGTCTgagcaaaacagacaaaacaggaGGAAATCACACGACTGGAAGGTCTGTGCCAAACACTAACGCCCACGGACATGCTCTCCAAACCGTGCGTTCGTAGATGTGGATGGCTGTGGATGCATGAACACAATACAcatataaatggataaaaaagGGGGTTATCCTTGCCACTGTACAATGTATACATCTTTACTTTGTGGTTTatcaaatgcaatgtaaaaacacagaggTAGCACAGGCTCTTCAGTGGAAAATGCTTCAGTAGGACTGCTCGTGTTCTTGTGATACTGGAGTAGTTGAGACCCCACCTTTGGGAGTGATGATGTTGATGGCGATGCACACCCCCGTCAGAATCAGTGTGCCCACTTGTGTCTTCCTTCGGCCAATCGTGTTCAGGCTGAAGTAGACGAGCACTTTGGCGGGGACCTCGATCGCCCCGTAGATGAAGTGGGTGAGATACATGTTCAGACCGAAGCTGGTGATGTCCAGGCTGATCCCGTAATACGTGGAGGCGACGCCGTACCTGTTCACAAAGGTGAGggaaggtcatgtgacacaaCCAACGGGTGAAGAAGAGCAGTGAAAATGATTTGAGCTGAGACACTCACCACAGGACACCAGTGACAGCAACACGCTTCCTCATGTTCGGAGTTTTCACCAGGTCCAGATAGGTGTACCTCTTGTTTTTGTCATTGACTGTCACAACATTGGACAGAGTCTGCGAAAGACAGAAGCCAGCCAATGGTTTTGGgctcgtttttattttatgatttaatttattttgaaaacagaagAAGAGCGTGTGACTCACCTGTAACTTGATTTTAGACGCAGCctcctttttattattaaaagcaGCACATTTCATCAAGTATTTGTGGGCCGTCTCCACCTTCCCATTGGCTATCAGCCACCTGGCTGACTCTGGAATCCACCTGTACAGAACACAGTCATTAACACACTGATGCGCACCGGATATAGAGTATGAATATAAGTCACTGTAACTGAGAAATTTGGTTCACTGTTTGAAGTTTAACTGACCGTTGTGACTTAGCAGTGAGCGGTCCAAAACTGTCCCTGGCTATCCCTCAGAACACATACTCAGTACATTAATATTCTCTCGCTCCTGTTTAGAGCTGTAATGGTAACAGGACGGTTGTGGGTTCAAGACACATGCACGACGTTGCCAGCACGACCGCGCTTCAGTAAGCATGAACccgtttaatttaataaaaatgcacgTTGCAGCCACGTTTCGAGTTTCCAGAACTGGCAGATGCCTTTACTCAGGTGACACAGCTTACACAGAGTTGTCATAATTAATTTTACTCAGCTGGGTATTCACTGATGTTAACCAGGTTAAGTACGCTGCTCAaagaagcaacaggaatcaaACCTCCGCTGCTCGAGCCCACTTCCCTAGCCCCTGGACCGCCACCCGTGCTGCTCTCTAACGAGCGGGCGCGTGATGCTGTATTTCTTACCACCAGGTGATGATCGCCAGTCCCAGAGGGGCAGTGACTGCGATGATCAGCAGTCTCCATTCATTCACAAAATACGCGAAGCCCGCCAACATCATGTTGCCCAAAGTCCATGACATGCTGCCCAAAACTCCGATAAAGGCCCTGTTCTCTTTTTCCACCCACTCGATGCCTGAGGAAAAGCAGCAGAAGAATAAaacagtaatatatatatatatatatatatatatatataaatcaaaCTCTAACCCCAGTTATATTTCAGCCATTGCTTCATAATATAGGAGAATATAGAGAATAAGTCCAAGGACAGGGAGAATTACTGTGAGACATGTAATTTATACAGGGAAGTAAAGAACACGGATGGGGCATCACTGGTAGAGACGGATCATGAAGCCCCAGATAAGTTGTGTGTCTAACTTTGAGCTGTAATGCCACATGCAGTTCAATATAAGCACTATTCTCAGACAGCGTAATGCTGGTAAGTGGAAAGCACTCACTGAGGACAATTGAGATGATGCTTATCCCCGTGAGGCCAAATCCAGTGAAAAATCTCATGATGCCAAACATCAAGTAGGACTTTGAAAAAGCGCTCGCGAGCCCAAAGGAGATCGATAACAGATAAGACACGAGCAGCATGGTCTTCCGGCCAAATCTGCAAACAGGGAAAAACACAGATGATTGTTTTGATTGTGCATGCTTACTTAACAGTGTGAAATAGTTTTCCTCAAACTCACAGTGACACAGAAATGGTACAAAAACATTGCATTCAGTCGAAGAACACAATCAGGGAAAATAATAaacgaataaaaaaataacaaaataataaatcgcATTTAAAAAGATTAACTAAATTTGAGAAATGTCTGCTGCACCACGACTGTGTTAATGATTACACCTACTAcccttaaaaataatttaatttaattattgctCTTAAGATATTCAATAATATTGTTATGTTTGCTCGTTTCCCATTGGCTGAATATTTAAGTACCATGTGACTGGCCTGGACCAGTGAGGGGTGCAAAAAAACGGAGAGGAGGGGAACCTGACGGGGCAGAGGAAGGGGTATTTTAGTCTCACAGTTGTATAAATGCAGACCGGTTGTTTACTTGCAATACACattactgcattttttaatttaattttttactttttatttcaagtttttgGAACACAGTGCATGAAAACGTCCCAAAATTAACGCTTacattttgattattattacaCAGGGCAAGCATCTGTGAGCACATAGTTTCTGATGGTAAGACCATTCTTTTCAACAAGAGAAATGTTGCGTTACTTTTCTCACTGGACTGAAATGCCACCTCCTGGCTGTGTCTGCTATGTTGCTTGCGAGCTGTCTGAGCCTCTCTGGTCTGAGCAGGGCGTCTGGTGTACGCTGTGGGCTACGAAACTATGTAATCCAGTGCAATTAACGTACAGGCATCGTACAACCGACACGTGCCACGCAGCAGTGAAGAAGCGCGATTTCACACGGACAGATTTATATCCACCCGAGCAACGGATGCAGTGTGATTGCATGGGTACAGcgatttaaatttttatttgttttattttattattatctaaAAAGCTTACATTTTGGTGTGCACTAGTctccattgttttgttttactttaaaaaaaaattttgtagtACATTCTTTCTTGTCAATCACATTTGCATTGTATGGAAAGCACACTGCacttgtatgaaaggtgctatataaatgaagtttgattgattgattatatagcattttacagctgtataatccATTTTAGTATGTGTCATTGAAGGGAATGCAGAGAGAACCTGTGTGATTTGGAATTTCATACCAAGCTTTGTTAAAAGCCAACAGTAAAAAGGCCATTGTAGCATTTTAGAGCGAATTTTCTGCTCTGAACGAACCTTTTAAGATTTATACTGGTCAGAGGAAAGCACACTagttatttcaaataaataagaaaatagtAATGTAAAGGTTTTATGCTCTTTCTCCCCTGTCAGAAGGAGAAGACTTCCCCAGACTTACTCAAAGACTGTGAATGTGACTGTGTCTATCATCCACAGCAGTTATGTCACTGGGTTTATTTCTCTCACAATCCACCCTCCTGTGATCATGTTGGCTCAAGCCCTCAGGTTCCACCTCCTCACTCCTATGAGTGTTTACCCAGCTGAcagactggggggtggggggtctctGGGTGGGTGAAAggacaaatgtgttttttcaaaGCGTAGTTATAGATAAAACCTTAAAGTTgcaggcaaaaagaaaaatgtcctcAAAAGTGACTGAATgaacaaaaagcaaacattgAACTGGTGGCCAGTAGAGTGTGATCTTCCCTCTGGACTAAAAATCCAACGCCCCATTATAAGTTGTGCCTTGAACCTCTTCACCCAATGTGTTCGTAAGGCTACCCCAATAGCAGCCGTCAGATCGGACCCCAGCATTACGCTGGAATGGCCAGAAGCAACGCAAGGGCTTATGGCTGATGATGATATTGTGATCTGAACCGCAGATCGCAGAAGGAGGCTGACAACTGAGTATGTTGTGACTCTCCAATGACGGGTAAGATCTCCGCAAAGAGAAAACCTGAGGCAGGGGTGAGTCGACCCCTCAAGTCATCACTAATATAACGTGTCAAGGCTTGAGCAAACAACAGGAGGGACTGAAGAGAGGAGAGTTTTCTCTAGCAGAACTAGAAGTCTGTACAACACTAAATTCCTAGGCCTTGCAGCAGGCCCCCTCCGTCTCCAGGCACCGAATCTTCCAAGGACAACAAGAAATattgcgtgcctgcgtgtgtgttttctttctctctgtctcttatgCATTTCTAGGAGTCCAAACTGGTGAGCTTGGCCTTTCTCCTTATCCTCCCCCTGCCATCCTGCCAGGGAGGAACCAGCTATGACACCATGCTGCCcaggactctgaaagcaacTGATAGATAAAAACCAAACTATTTCTTCTGATTTAAGATTAAGAGGTCACCGTGTGCTCATTCAGTAATCATGCTGTATGACTAGATCCAGCCAATCATTTACCTTGTTAAAtcttaatttatgattatgtattAACCATGTACCAATCAGACACAGAATTATGTATGTTATgcttaaaacacttttttgctTATATAAGCAGGGACCGCCCCTGCTTTCTTCAGTTTGAGCTTGTCCACCTTGCTGTGTGTAGGTACCGAACTCTTTCtacagaaataaatcctatttcttgTATGAACTTGCCTCGTCATGCCTGTTTATTCATAGGGGAGATTTTTCTCTGCCCAGAAGAGACACAATGGGGACACAGAGTTTTAGGAAGTTCCTGTTCCGTCCCTGTAACCCCCTCCATGAACACCCTAGTAACAAGTTTGGTTGAAAATCCCCAGTGATCATCACATTACaatacatgcatttagcagacgctcttatccagagagacttacacaacttttccatagcatttacattgcatccatttatacagctggatatatactgaagcaatgcaggtgaagtaccttgctcaagggtacgacggcagtgtcctacccgggaatcgaacctgcgaccttttggttacaagacccattgtactacactgccgcctgaCCTGCAGGAGTGTTTGCACGGCATGCCTGAATGTAAATGGTGAAAGTATTTCACATGTGCGTTTGGCCCAGGTGTGAAAGCCAGTAGACGTGTGCTCCTCACCTGAAGGTCTGAAGGTGACGCAGGTGTGAAAGAACGGCCTACCTGTCGGAGAGAGTGCCGAACGCCACGGCTCCACACATCACGCCGATGAAGAAGATGGTGCCGATGGCTTTGTTCATCCCCTTCCTGTCACACACCAGGTCCCACTTTTAGAGAGAGCggagacacaggtgagctcctGGGCTGTtacctgcagctgcagaaccCAAAACATTACTGGACCCCACATACCCACAGCACTACTGCACCCCACATACCCACAGCATTACTGCACCCCACATACCCACAGCATTACTGCACCCCACATACCCACAGCATTACTGCACCCCACAGCATTACTGCACCCCACATACCCAGAGCATtactgcaccccacagcacTACTGCACCCCACATACCCACAGCATTACTGTACCCCACATACCCACAGCATTACTGTACCCCACATACCCACAGCATTACTGTACCCCACATACCCACAGCATTACTGCACCCCACATACCCACAGCACTACAGCACCCCACAGCATtactgcaccccacagcacTACTGCACCCCACATACCCACAGCACTACTGCACCCCACATACCCACAGCACTACAGCACCCCACAGCATtactgcaccccacagcacTACTGCACCCCACATACCCACAGCACTACAGCACCCCACATACCCACAGCACTACAGCACCCCACAGCATTACTGCACCCCACAGCATTACTGCACCCCACATACCCACAGCACTACTGCACCCCACATACCCACAGCATTACTGCACCCCACATACCCACAGCATTACTGCACCCCACATACCCACAGCACTACTGCACCCCACATACCCACAGCACTACTGCACCCCACATACCCACAGCATTACTGTACCCCACATACCCACAGCATTACTGCACCCCGCATACCCACAGCATTACTGCACCCCACATACCCACAGCATTACTGTACCCCACATACCCACAGCACTACTGTACCCCACATACCCACAGCATTACTGTACCCCACATACCCACAGCATTACTGCACCCCACAGCATTACTGTACCCCACATACCCACAGCATTACTGCACCCCACAGCATTACTGTACCCCACATACCCACAGCATTACTGCACCCCACAGCATTACTGTACCCCACATACCCACAGCATTACTGCACCCCACATACCCACAGCACTACTGCACCCCACATACCCACAGCACTACTGCACCCCACATACCCACAGCAttactgcatacacacatacccacagcaTTACTGTACCCCACAGCACTACTGCACCCCACATACCCACAGCACTACTGCACCCCACATACCCACAGCATTACTGTACCCCACAGCACTACTGCACCCCACATACCCACAGCATTACTGCACCCCACATACCCACAGCAttactgcatacacacatactggaATTATGACCGAATGATTATGGCTTCTATTGtggtttatttctgtatatcGATATTATGTCTGCATAATGGACACATCTAAGCATCAAAATATATAGTCTTAAAGTTCATGTATTGAAAGGAAAAAGATTTACCTCCGTTGCTACAGTTGATGCAAAAGTGCTGTTGTCATACACCCATCCGTACAGACATGGGACTGCAGGTATCTCAGTAGCGTTGGAAGAGTTGTGCAGCAGGTGGAACTGAGGCTCTCTGAACATCCTACAGGAGCTCAGAGTCCCGTCTTCCTGCGTTGGAATGCTGACGGTCAGCcgctgatccagggtcagatTCGCGAAGGCGTCCCCGTCGTCCAGACCGCGGATGTGGCAGCGGTGATCCGGCACGGCCGCCATGAAGTTGACGAGGAGGAAGTGGAGGGGGAGAATAACCCGGGGAATGAACAGCAATGTGATCATCAGAACCTGATACCTCCCGAAGCCGTTCAAATCCGCGAGCACGTCTTCAAATTTCATCCTGGCGCTCgaaacaacagagagagagatcgaccTGTttgcggtaaaaaaaaagagagagtgaatcTGTCACCAGTATATGGCTGGAAAGAAGTAAGATGGCCAGTACTCCACTGCTGGGACCACTGTTTGTCTAGGGCAAGGATTGTCTTTTTATGTACGAGTCAAACATTGCACTTAGTTAACATTCTCTTCCCACCTTGCGGCGCTCATTAACTTTCAAAACCGGTTGTCATTGGTTTAGAGGAAAGGCGGCGGCCTTGTTTTTAAGGACAGGTACATGCTACGGACACAGCAGTCCAGACCAGCTGTTCCCAACTTTGGCCCTGGTGGGGAGCCTGTGTATGCTCATTTTCATCTGCTAGAGCCAATCTCGAGCCAAATTAAGACCACTGAAAACATCTTGTCATTTACAAGTTTTCCTTAAACCTATGACCACGTTACAGGTGTGGCGTGCTCCATTTAGCTtgcctttgacctttgacctttgacctgaaTCGGATTGATCGGAATGCCTGGGACGTGAATAGGGGACATTTGCTCTTCATGGAACACaaagctatttctgacacaacGTGGACTTGAGAGGGTAAAGCATCCTTCAGTCGACATAGAGCGTCTAATTAGTCGCAATTAACTGCTTATTGCCATTATGGGGTTTAATTTCTGGCTGGAAGGAAAAGCAGCTCACACAGGAAGCagccaggaccagggctgagagCCGCTGATCTACGGTCCTCTTCAGCCTCTCTAACCCCCATATTTCAGAGCGAGCTTCTGTCCCACCGGCTGTCTCTGCACACGACTCCGGGAGGAAGCCGCTGAAACTGGGGGTGTCTGCTCTGATATGAGAAGAGCCCCAGCGCTGATACAAGGCTTTACTTACAGGCCAGCACTAAAAAAAGCTATCTACACCAGTCAGTGCAGAGCTGAGCTAGAAccaaagcctgcacccacacggCTCTTTCTGCTGGAGACCAAACGCTCCTGCTCTGAGCCTTGCCACCACCACACAGTCTCCG
It encodes:
- the LOC118217929 gene encoding solute carrier family 22 member 7-like; the encoded protein is MKFEDVLADLNGFGRYQVLMITLLFIPRVILPLHFLLVNFMAAVPDHRCHIRGLDDGDAFANLTLDQRLTVSIPTQEDGTLSSCRMFREPQFHLLHNSSNATEIPAVPCLYGWVYDNSTFASTVATEWDLVCDRKGMNKAIGTIFFIGVMCGAVAFGTLSDRFGRKTMLLVSYLLSISFGLASAFSKSYLMFGIMRFFTGFGLTGISIISIVLSIEWVEKENRAFIGVLGSMSWTLGNMMLAGFAYFVNEWRLLIIAVTAPLGLAIITWWWIPESARWLIANGKVETAHKYLMKCAAFNNKKEAASKIKLQTLSNVVTVNDKNKRYTYLDLVKTPNMRKRVAVTGVLWYGVASTYYGISLDITSFGLNMYLTHFIYGAIEVPAKVLVYFSLNTIGRRKTQVGTLILTGVCIAINIITPKDMWYFRTIVAVLGKGLSEASFTSVFLYTSELYPTVVRQNGLGYSSFTARLGVSIAPLIMLLDDVWKLLPQVILCLVAISTGLLASLLPETHNELLPETIEDVEQTRKRSVHPPTQEKNDSPLKPLTSEATENGV